The Pseudomonas asiatica genome has a segment encoding these proteins:
- a CDS encoding IS3 family transposase (programmed frameshift), whose product MGKYTEQFKLTAITAYLEGSRGFRKVAQHFGIDFSLLRRWVAGYQVDASLSPRSHGRRYTEEFKRRVLKYMLEHRLSLRQTAAHFDLGQSSQIGIWLRQHYSGSPVATLAKQRKSAVPKKIKPIKPTDTNDAEKSREQLLSELEYLRMENDVLKELKGSARGEGANTDEKALIVCKFRHKYPLPDLLQMVGLARSTFYYQVKCQQKPDRHASLKELVQRVYHEEKGLYGYRRIALAIRNQGTLVNKKVIERLMAELGLQSVVRPKKYRSYRGIVGKVAMNLLERNFVAQRPNQKWVTDVTEFKVAQQKLYLSPVMDLYNGEIIAYETACRPTYGLVGNMLEKALDGLGEKPKLVIHSDQGWHYQQPQYRHKLAAHGVKQSMSRKGNCLDNAAMESFFGTLKSEFFYLKRFESVEQLKAGLEEYIHYYNHDRIRLKLNGLSPVSYRTQATG is encoded by the exons ATGGGTAAATACACAGAGCAGTTCAAGCTCACGGCTATCACCGCTTACCTAGAGGGCAGCCGGGGCTTTCGCAAGGTGGCACAACACTTTGGCATCGATTTCAGCCTGCTTCGGCGCTGGGTTGCTGGCTACCAAGTCGATGCCAGCCTCAGCCCTCGCTCGCATGGTCGCCGCTACACCGAGGAATTCAAGCGGCGGGTGCTCAAGTACATGCTTGAGCATCGCCTGTCCCTGCGCCAAACAGCGGCGCACTTTGACCTTGGACAGTCCTCACAGATAGGCATTTGGCTGCGGCAGCACTACAGTGGCAGTCCTGTAGCCACTCTCGCCAAACAAAGAAAATCAGCCGTGCCGAAGAAAATTAAGCCCATCAAGCCGACAGACACCAATGACGCAGAGAAATCTCGTGAGCAGTTGTTGAGCGAGCTCGAGTATCTGCGCATGGAGAATGATGTCCTAAAGGAGTTAAAGG GCTCTGCGAGAGGAGAAGGAGCGAACACGGACGAAAAAGCCCTGATCGTCTGCAAATTCAGACATAAATATCCGCTGCCCGACCTCTTGCAGATGGTGGGGTTGGCACGCAGTACCTTTTATTACCAGGTCAAGTGCCAGCAAAAGCCGGACAGGCACGCCTCGCTCAAGGAGTTGGTGCAGCGTGTCTATCACGAGGAGAAAGGGCTGTATGGCTACCGCCGCATTGCCCTTGCCATCAGGAATCAGGGGACCTTGGTCAACAAGAAGGTCATTGAACGGTTGATGGCTGAGCTTGGTTTGCAGTCCGTTGTACGCCCGAAGAAGTATCGATCCTATCGCGGCATTGTCGGCAAGGTGGCAATGAATTTGCTGGAGCGTAATTTCGTCGCGCAACGCCCCAACCAGAAGTGGGTGACCGATGTCACTGAGTTCAAAGTGGCCCAACAAAAGCTCTACCTGTCGCCCGTGATGGACTTGTACAACGGTGAGATCATCGCCTATGAAACAGCTTGCCGGCCTACCTATGGCTTGGTCGGGAACATGCTGGAAAAGGCGCTCGATGGGTTGGGTGAAAAGCCCAAGCTAGTGATCCACTCAGACCAGGGATGGCATTACCAGCAGCCCCAATACCGCCATAAGCTCGCAGCGCACGGTGTGAAGCAGAGCATGTCTCGCAAGGGTAATTGTCTGGATAATGCAGCGATGGAAAGCTTCTTCGGCACACTGAAGTCAGAGTTCTTCTACCTGAAGCGCTTTGAAAGCGTCGAACAGCTGAAGGCGGGCCTGGAGGAGTACATCCATTACTACAACCATGACCGCATCAGGCTGAAACTCAATGGCCTGAGCCCTGTCAGCTACAGGACTCAGGCCACGGGCTAA
- a CDS encoding DUF2059 domain-containing protein: MTRLRVLCAAVALACASGQVLAATASHNAAAEKFLTLANADKLGTPVYMQVQQMFAQRFAQTKAPTTKQAVLESYQAKANAALDNAIGWNKLKPKMVDLYTQTFTEQELKDLVKFYESPLGKKVLREMPKVTQQSAQLTQQSLEPAVPVVNKLLDDMTKELDPNAGKAAAPAKK, encoded by the coding sequence ATGACCCGTCTCCGTGTCCTTTGTGCCGCCGTTGCCCTGGCTTGCGCCAGCGGCCAGGTACTCGCTGCCACCGCCAGCCACAACGCTGCTGCCGAGAAATTCCTGACCCTGGCCAACGCCGACAAGCTGGGCACCCCGGTGTACATGCAGGTCCAGCAGATGTTCGCCCAGCGTTTCGCCCAGACCAAGGCCCCGACCACCAAGCAGGCGGTGCTGGAAAGCTACCAGGCCAAGGCCAACGCCGCGCTGGACAACGCCATCGGCTGGAACAAGCTGAAGCCGAAGATGGTCGACCTGTACACCCAGACCTTCACCGAGCAGGAGCTCAAGGACCTGGTCAAGTTCTACGAATCGCCGCTGGGCAAGAAAGTGCTGCGCGAAATGCCCAAGGTCACCCAGCAGTCGGCCCAGCTGACCCAGCAGAGCCTGGAGCCAGCGGTACCGGTGGTGAACAAGCTGCTGGACGACATGACCAAGGAGCTGGACCCGAACGCTGGCAAGGCCGCCGCCCCGGCGAAGAAGTGA
- a CDS encoding class II fumarate hydratase — MSRIETDSLGPVEVPEDAYWGAQTQRSLINFAIGKERMPIAVLHALALIKKAAARVNDRNGDLPADIARLIEQAADEVLGGQHDDQFPLVVWQTGSGTQSNMNVNEVIAGRANELAGKGRGGKAPVHPNDHVNRSQSSNDCFPTAMHIAAAHAVHDKLLPAIAELSSGLAELSARHHKLVKTGRTHMMDATPITFGQEVSAFVAQLDYAQRAIRATLPAVCELAQGGTAVGTGLNAPHGFAEAIAAELAALSGLPFVTAPNKFAALAGHEPLTSLAGALKTLAVALMKIANDLRLLGSGPRAGLAEVRLPANEPGSSIMPGKVNPTQCEALSMLACQVLGNDAAIGFAASQGHLQLNVFKPVIIHNLLQSIELLADGCRNFQQHCVAGIEPDAEQMAAHLERGLMLVTALNPHIGYDKAAEIAKKAYGEGKTLREAALELKYLTNEQFDQWVRPENMLAPGGKS, encoded by the coding sequence ATGAGCCGTATCGAGACAGACAGCCTGGGCCCGGTCGAAGTTCCTGAGGACGCCTACTGGGGTGCGCAGACCCAGCGTTCGCTGATCAACTTCGCCATTGGCAAGGAACGCATGCCCATCGCGGTGCTGCACGCCCTGGCGCTGATCAAGAAGGCCGCGGCCCGCGTCAACGACCGTAACGGCGACTTGCCAGCCGACATCGCCCGGCTGATCGAGCAGGCCGCCGACGAAGTGCTGGGCGGCCAGCATGACGACCAGTTCCCGCTGGTGGTCTGGCAGACCGGCAGCGGCACCCAGAGCAACATGAACGTCAACGAAGTGATCGCCGGGCGGGCCAACGAACTGGCCGGCAAGGGCCGTGGCGGCAAGGCACCCGTGCACCCCAACGACCACGTCAACCGCTCGCAGAGTTCCAACGACTGCTTCCCCACCGCCATGCACATCGCTGCGGCGCACGCGGTGCACGACAAGCTGCTGCCGGCCATCGCAGAGCTGTCCTCGGGGCTGGCCGAGCTGTCGGCACGCCACCACAAGCTGGTGAAGACCGGCCGCACGCACATGATGGACGCCACGCCGATCACCTTCGGCCAGGAAGTGTCGGCCTTCGTCGCCCAGCTCGACTACGCCCAGCGCGCCATCCGCGCCACCCTGCCGGCGGTGTGCGAACTGGCCCAGGGCGGCACTGCCGTGGGTACCGGGCTCAACGCCCCGCATGGTTTTGCCGAGGCCATCGCCGCCGAGCTGGCGGCGTTGTCCGGCCTGCCGTTCGTCACTGCGCCGAACAAGTTCGCTGCCCTCGCCGGCCACGAGCCGCTGACCAGCCTGGCCGGCGCCCTGAAGACCCTGGCCGTGGCCCTGATGAAGATCGCCAACGACCTGCGCCTGCTGGGTTCCGGCCCGCGCGCCGGGCTGGCCGAGGTACGCCTGCCGGCCAACGAGCCGGGCAGCTCGATCATGCCAGGCAAGGTCAACCCGACCCAGTGCGAAGCGCTGTCGATGCTGGCCTGCCAGGTGCTGGGCAACGACGCGGCGATCGGCTTTGCCGCCAGCCAGGGGCATTTGCAGCTGAACGTGTTCAAGCCGGTGATCATCCACAACCTGCTGCAGTCGATCGAATTGCTGGCTGACGGCTGCCGCAACTTCCAGCAGCACTGCGTGGCGGGCATCGAGCCGGATGCCGAGCAGATGGCGGCGCACCTGGAACGGGGGTTGATGCTGGTGACGGCACTGAACCCGCATATTGGCTATGACAAGGCGGCGGAAATTGCCAAGAAGGCCTATGGCGAAGGCAAGACCTTGCGCGAGGCGGCACTGGAGTTGAAGTACCTGACCAATGAGCAGTTCGACCAGTGGGTGAGGCCGGAGAACATGCTGGCTCCGGGGGGCAAGAGCTGA
- a CDS encoding DMT family transporter produces the protein MHTITGRWGYGLFLALLTALLWGILPIKLKQVLQVVDPVTVTWYRLLVSGGLLFAWLAAKRRLPSLRKLAPKGKGLVVVAVLGLMGNYVLYLIGLNLLSPGTAQLVVQIGPVLLLVASVFVFRERFSLGQGVGLLILLAGFGLFFNQRLEELLTSLGTYTTGVLTILLATSIWVFYALSQKQLLTVWHSQQVMMVIYLSCAALLTPWVHPLEALQLTPVQGWLLLACCLNTLVAYGAFAEALAHWEASRVSATLALTPLVTFVAVALAALVWPEYVHAEDINALGYVGAVTVVLGSALVALGPSLVAGWRARKFKRVARSV, from the coding sequence ATGCACACCATTACCGGCCGCTGGGGCTATGGCCTGTTCCTGGCACTTCTGACCGCATTGCTCTGGGGCATCCTGCCGATCAAGCTCAAGCAGGTGCTGCAAGTGGTCGACCCGGTCACCGTCACCTGGTACCGCCTGCTGGTCTCCGGTGGCCTGCTGTTCGCCTGGCTGGCCGCCAAGCGCAGGTTGCCCTCCTTGCGCAAACTGGCGCCCAAGGGCAAAGGCCTTGTGGTAGTGGCCGTGCTTGGCCTGATGGGCAACTACGTGTTGTACCTGATCGGCCTCAACCTGCTCAGCCCGGGCACCGCGCAACTGGTTGTGCAGATCGGCCCGGTGCTGTTGCTGGTGGCAAGCGTGTTCGTGTTCCGCGAGCGTTTCAGCCTGGGGCAGGGCGTGGGCCTGCTGATCCTGCTGGCGGGGTTCGGGCTGTTTTTCAACCAGCGTTTGGAAGAGCTGCTGACCTCGCTCGGCACCTATACCACCGGCGTGCTGACCATCCTGCTGGCCACCAGCATCTGGGTGTTCTATGCGCTTAGCCAGAAGCAGCTGCTGACTGTGTGGCATTCGCAGCAGGTAATGATGGTGATCTACCTCAGCTGCGCCGCGCTGCTGACGCCCTGGGTCCACCCGTTGGAGGCGTTGCAGCTGACCCCGGTGCAAGGCTGGCTGTTGCTGGCCTGTTGCCTGAATACCCTGGTGGCCTATGGCGCGTTCGCCGAGGCGCTGGCGCACTGGGAGGCGTCGCGGGTGAGTGCCACGCTGGCGCTGACCCCGCTGGTGACCTTTGTTGCGGTGGCACTGGCGGCGTTGGTGTGGCCTGAGTATGTGCACGCCGAGGACATCAATGCCCTGGGTTATGTGGGGGCAGTGACGGTGGTGCTGGGCTCTGCGCTGGTGGCGCTGGGGCCTTCGCTGGTGGCCGGGTGGCGCGCCCGCAAGTTCAAGAGGGTTGCGCGCTCTGTGTAG
- the pap gene encoding polyphosphate:AMP phosphotransferase: MFESAEIGHSIDKEAYDAEVPALREALLEAQYELKQQARFPVIVLINGIEGAGKGETVKLLNEWMDPRMIDVLTFDQQTDEELARPPAWRYWRALPPKGRMGVFFGNWYSQMLQGRVHGVFKDAVLDQAITGAERLEEMLCDEGALIIKFWFHLSKKQMKARLKSLKDDPLHSWKISPLDWQQSETYDRFVRFGERVLRRTSRDYAPWHVIEGVDPNYRSLAVGRILLESLQAALDNNPKGKHRGNVAPLGRSIDQRSLLGALDMTLRLDKSDYQEQLVTEQARLAGLLRHKHMRRHALVAVFEGNDAAGKGGAIRRVAAALDPRQYRIVPIAAPTEEERAQPYLWRFWRHIPARGKFTIFDRSWYGRVLVERVEGFCSPADWMRAYSEINDFEEQLVNAGTVVVKFWLAIDQQTQLERFEEREQIPFKRYKITEDDWRNRDKWDDYVQAVGDMVDRTSTEIAPWTLVEANDKRWARVKVLRTINQALEAAFARDKK, encoded by the coding sequence ATGTTCGAATCCGCCGAAATCGGCCACAGCATCGACAAGGAGGCTTACGACGCCGAGGTACCCGCTTTGCGCGAGGCCCTGCTCGAAGCCCAGTACGAACTCAAGCAGCAGGCGCGCTTCCCGGTAATCGTGCTGATCAACGGTATCGAAGGCGCCGGCAAGGGTGAGACGGTCAAACTGCTCAACGAGTGGATGGACCCGCGCATGATCGATGTGCTCACCTTCGACCAGCAGACCGACGAAGAGCTGGCGCGCCCGCCGGCCTGGCGCTACTGGCGGGCCCTGCCACCGAAGGGGCGGATGGGCGTGTTCTTCGGCAACTGGTACAGCCAGATGCTGCAGGGGCGGGTGCACGGGGTGTTCAAGGACGCCGTGCTCGACCAGGCCATCACCGGCGCCGAACGGCTGGAGGAAATGCTGTGCGACGAAGGTGCGCTGATCATCAAGTTCTGGTTCCACCTGTCCAAGAAACAGATGAAGGCGCGGCTGAAATCGCTCAAGGACGACCCGCTGCACAGCTGGAAGATCAGCCCGCTGGACTGGCAGCAGTCGGAGACCTACGACCGTTTCGTGCGCTTTGGTGAGCGCGTGCTGCGCCGCACCAGCCGCGATTACGCGCCGTGGCATGTCATCGAGGGCGTCGACCCGAACTACCGCAGCCTGGCGGTAGGGCGCATCCTGCTGGAAAGCCTGCAGGCGGCACTGGACAACAACCCCAAAGGCAAGCACCGGGGCAACGTTGCTCCGCTGGGCCGCAGTATCGACCAGCGCAGCCTGCTTGGCGCGCTGGACATGACCCTGCGCCTGGACAAGTCCGACTACCAGGAGCAACTGGTCACCGAGCAGGCCCGCCTGGCCGGCCTGCTGCGCCACAAGCACATGCGCCGGCATGCCTTGGTGGCGGTGTTCGAAGGCAACGACGCTGCCGGCAAGGGCGGCGCCATCCGCCGCGTGGCCGCCGCGCTGGACCCGCGCCAGTACCGCATCGTGCCGATTGCCGCGCCCACTGAAGAAGAACGCGCGCAGCCTTACCTGTGGCGGTTCTGGCGGCACATTCCGGCGCGTGGCAAGTTCACCATCTTCGACCGTTCCTGGTATGGCCGGGTGCTGGTGGAGCGGGTGGAAGGCTTCTGCAGCCCGGCCGACTGGATGCGTGCCTACAGCGAGATCAACGATTTCGAGGAACAGCTGGTGAATGCCGGCACGGTGGTGGTCAAGTTCTGGCTGGCGATCGACCAGCAGACCCAGCTGGAGCGCTTCGAAGAGCGCGAGCAGATCCCGTTCAAGCGCTACAAGATCACCGAGGATGACTGGCGCAATCGCGACAAGTGGGACGACTATGTTCAGGCGGTGGGAGACATGGTCGACCGCACCAGCACCGAGATCGCGCCGTGGACGCTGGTGGAGGCCAACGACAAGCGCTGGGCGCGGGTGAAGGTGTTGCGCACCATCAACCAGGCGCTTGAGGCGGCGTTTGCCAGGGACAAGAAATAA
- the mnmC gene encoding bifunctional tRNA (5-methylaminomethyl-2-thiouridine)(34)-methyltransferase MnmD/FAD-dependent 5-carboxymethylaminomethyl-2-thiouridine(34) oxidoreductase MnmC, which translates to MSTLLQHAQIDWDDQGRPHSRQYDDVYFAVNEGIEETKHVFLGQTRLAERFANLAPHACLVIGETGFGTGMNFYCAWQLFEQHAHAEARLHFVSVEKYPLGRDDLARAIRLWPELAAYSQPLLEQYVAVHPGFQQFTFDNGRVTLTLLIGDVLEQLPQLDAQIDVWFLDGFAPAKNPDMWTPELFAQLARLSHPGTVLGTFTTTGWVRRSLVDAGFAMKKVPGIGKKWEVMSGAYVGPVPSPGAPWYARPAAAAGPREALVIGAGLAGSTTAASLARRGWQVTVLERHDTPAREASGNPQGVLYLKLSAHGTALSQMILAGFGYTRRQLQRLQRGRDWDACGVLQLAFDSKEAERQGKLAGAFEHGLLRSLERAEAEAIAGVALPAGGLFYPEGGWVHPPALCQQQLQHPGIRLLTHQEVLELRKVDGQWQAWAGERLLASAPVVVLAGAADVLRFEPCAQLPLKRIRGQITRLPATASSRALRTVVCAEGYVAPPRGDEHTLGASFDFHSTDLAPTVAEHQGNLTLLDEISVDLAQRLGTAELDPGQLQGRAAFRCTSPDYLPIVGPVADAQAFAQAYAVLGRDARQVPDVACPWLDGLYVNSGHGSRGLITAPLSGELVAAWVCGEPLPLPRAVAEACHPNRFALRRLIRGK; encoded by the coding sequence ATGTCCACCCTCCTCCAGCACGCCCAGATCGACTGGGACGACCAGGGCCGCCCCCATTCGCGGCAATACGACGACGTCTATTTCGCAGTCAACGAAGGCATCGAAGAAACCAAGCACGTGTTTCTTGGGCAAACCCGCCTGGCCGAGCGCTTTGCCAACCTCGCCCCGCACGCCTGCCTGGTGATCGGCGAAACCGGGTTCGGCACCGGCATGAACTTCTACTGCGCCTGGCAACTGTTCGAGCAGCACGCCCATGCCGAGGCCCGCCTGCATTTCGTCAGCGTCGAAAAATACCCCCTCGGTCGCGACGACCTGGCCCGCGCCATACGCCTGTGGCCGGAACTGGCGGCCTACAGCCAGCCCCTGCTGGAGCAGTACGTGGCAGTGCACCCTGGTTTCCAGCAGTTCACCTTCGACAACGGCCGGGTCACCCTCACCTTGTTGATAGGCGACGTACTGGAACAGCTGCCGCAACTCGATGCGCAGATCGATGTGTGGTTCCTCGACGGCTTCGCCCCGGCCAAGAACCCCGACATGTGGACCCCGGAGCTGTTCGCGCAACTGGCACGGCTGTCACATCCAGGCACGGTGCTAGGCACCTTCACCACCACCGGTTGGGTACGCCGCAGCCTGGTTGACGCCGGCTTCGCCATGAAGAAGGTGCCGGGCATCGGCAAGAAATGGGAAGTGATGAGCGGCGCCTACGTCGGCCCTGTGCCCAGCCCCGGAGCGCCATGGTACGCGCGCCCGGCTGCCGCAGCGGGGCCGCGTGAAGCGCTGGTGATAGGCGCCGGGCTCGCCGGTAGCACAACCGCCGCCAGCCTGGCCCGGCGTGGCTGGCAGGTTACCGTGCTGGAACGCCACGACACCCCGGCACGGGAGGCTTCGGGTAACCCGCAAGGGGTGCTGTACCTCAAGCTGTCCGCCCACGGCACGGCGTTGTCGCAGATGATCCTGGCCGGTTTCGGTTACACCCGGCGCCAGCTGCAGCGCCTGCAACGTGGCCGCGACTGGGATGCCTGCGGCGTGCTGCAACTGGCCTTCGACAGCAAGGAAGCCGAACGCCAGGGCAAGCTGGCTGGCGCCTTCGAACATGGCCTGTTGCGCTCGCTGGAACGTGCAGAGGCCGAAGCCATCGCCGGGGTGGCCTTGCCGGCTGGTGGGCTGTTCTATCCCGAAGGTGGCTGGGTGCACCCGCCGGCGCTGTGCCAGCAGCAGTTGCAGCACCCGGGTATTCGCCTGCTGACGCACCAGGAGGTGCTCGAACTGCGCAAGGTCGACGGGCAGTGGCAAGCCTGGGCTGGCGAACGTTTGCTGGCCAGCGCGCCGGTGGTGGTCCTGGCCGGTGCCGCCGACGTACTGCGCTTCGAGCCATGCGCGCAGCTGCCGCTCAAGCGCATCCGCGGGCAGATCACCCGCCTGCCGGCCACCGCCAGCAGCCGCGCGCTGCGCACCGTGGTGTGTGCGGAAGGCTATGTGGCGCCGCCGCGCGGGGATGAACACACCTTGGGCGCGAGCTTCGACTTCCACAGCACAGACCTGGCACCGACGGTGGCCGAGCACCAGGGCAACCTGACGTTGCTCGACGAGATTTCGGTCGACCTGGCCCAGCGCCTGGGTACGGCCGAGCTGGACCCCGGGCAATTGCAGGGGCGTGCGGCGTTCCGTTGCACCAGCCCGGATTACCTGCCGATCGTCGGGCCGGTGGCGGATGCGCAGGCGTTCGCCCAAGCCTACGCAGTGCTGGGCCGGGATGCGCGGCAGGTGCCGGATGTGGCCTGCCCCTGGCTGGATGGGTTGTATGTGAACAGCGGGCATGGCTCGCGCGGATTGATCACGGCGCCGTTGAGCGGCGAACTGGTGGCGGCGTGGGTATGCGGGGAACCGCTGCCGTTGCCACGGGCGGTGGCGGAGGCGTGCCACCCGAACCGGTTTGCCTTGCGCAGGTTGATTCGCGGGAAATAG
- a CDS encoding BolA family protein translates to MTMQQRIEQQLAALAPQHLQVLNESHMHSRGQETHYKAVIVSEQFAGLNSVKRHQKVYATMGELMGEIHALAIHTYTAEEWAKVGVAPASPVCAGGGH, encoded by the coding sequence ATGACCATGCAACAGCGTATCGAACAGCAGCTGGCCGCCCTGGCGCCGCAACACCTGCAAGTGCTCAACGAAAGCCACATGCACAGTCGTGGTCAGGAGACCCACTACAAGGCAGTGATCGTCAGCGAGCAGTTTGCCGGGTTGAACAGCGTCAAGCGCCACCAGAAGGTGTACGCCACCATGGGTGAGCTGATGGGCGAGATCCATGCCCTGGCCATCCACACCTACACCGCCGAAGAATGGGCCAAGGTCGGCGTTGCACCGGCCTCGCCGGTGTGCGCGGGCGGCGGGCACTGA
- a CDS encoding N-acetylglutaminylglutamine amidotransferase — protein MCGLAGELRFTPIDQAPRPADLAAVERITHHLAPRGPDAWGFHSQGPIALGHRRLKIMDLSDGSAQPMVDNTLGLSLAFNGAIYNFPELRQELQALGYSFWSDGDTEVLLKGYHAWGAALLPKLNGMFALAIWERDNQRLFLARDRLGVKPLYLSRNGERLRFASTLPALLKGGDIDPMLDPVALNHYLNFHAVVPAPRTLLANVQKLEPGTWMRIDRHGEVERQTWWQLHYGANPDERELDLEGWTTRVLDATRDAVAIRQRAAVDVGVLLSGGVDSSLLVGLLREVGVDDLSTFSIGFEDAGGERGDEFQYSDLIAKHYGTRHHQLRIAEHEIIEQLPAAFRAMSEPMVSHDCIAFYLLSREVARHCKGVQSGQGADELFAGYHWYPQVDGAEDAFTAYREAFFDRSHAEYRDTVQAPWLLETDAAGDFVREHFARPGAPDAVDKALRLDSTVMLVDDPVKRVDNMTMAWGLEARTPFLDYRLVELSARIPARFKLPDGGKQVLKQAARRVIPHEVIDRKKGYFPVPGLKHLEGATLGWVRELLTDPSQNRGLFNPAMLDRLLSNPHGQLTPLRGSKLWQLAALNLWLSEQGI, from the coding sequence ATGTGCGGATTAGCAGGAGAGTTGCGTTTCACCCCCATCGACCAAGCCCCTCGCCCAGCCGACCTGGCTGCGGTAGAGCGCATAACCCACCACCTGGCGCCCCGCGGCCCGGATGCCTGGGGCTTCCATAGCCAAGGCCCGATCGCCCTCGGCCACCGGCGCCTGAAAATCATGGACCTGTCCGACGGCTCTGCCCAGCCGATGGTCGACAACACCCTGGGCCTTTCGCTGGCCTTCAACGGCGCCATCTACAACTTCCCCGAACTGCGCCAGGAGCTGCAGGCCCTGGGCTACAGCTTCTGGTCCGACGGCGACACCGAGGTGCTGCTCAAGGGCTACCACGCCTGGGGCGCGGCTTTGCTGCCCAAGCTCAATGGCATGTTCGCCCTGGCCATCTGGGAGCGCGACAACCAGCGCCTGTTCCTCGCCCGCGACCGCCTGGGCGTCAAACCCTTGTACCTGTCGCGCAACGGCGAGCGCCTGCGCTTCGCCTCGACCCTGCCGGCGCTGCTCAAGGGTGGTGACATCGACCCGATGCTCGACCCGGTGGCACTCAACCACTACCTGAATTTCCACGCCGTGGTACCGGCGCCGCGCACCCTGCTGGCCAACGTGCAAAAGCTGGAACCCGGTACCTGGATGCGCATCGACCGCCATGGCGAAGTGGAACGCCAGACCTGGTGGCAGCTGCACTACGGCGCCAACCCCGATGAACGTGAGCTGGACCTGGAAGGCTGGACCACCCGCGTACTCGACGCCACCCGCGACGCCGTGGCCATTCGCCAACGGGCAGCGGTGGACGTGGGTGTGCTGCTGTCCGGTGGGGTCGATTCCAGCCTGCTGGTCGGCCTGCTGCGCGAAGTGGGCGTGGACGACCTGTCGACCTTCTCCATCGGTTTCGAGGATGCCGGCGGCGAACGCGGCGACGAGTTCCAGTATTCCGACCTGATCGCCAAGCACTACGGCACCCGTCACCACCAGCTGCGCATCGCCGAGCACGAGATCATCGAGCAGTTGCCAGCCGCCTTCCGCGCCATGAGCGAGCCGATGGTCAGCCACGACTGCATCGCCTTTTACCTGCTGTCGCGGGAAGTGGCCCGGCACTGCAAGGGCGTGCAAAGCGGCCAGGGCGCCGACGAGCTGTTCGCCGGCTACCACTGGTACCCGCAGGTGGACGGCGCCGAAGATGCCTTTACCGCCTACCGCGAGGCCTTCTTCGATCGCAGCCACGCCGAGTACCGCGACACCGTGCAGGCACCCTGGCTGCTGGAAACCGACGCAGCCGGCGACTTCGTCCGTGAACACTTCGCCCGCCCCGGCGCCCCCGATGCGGTAGACAAGGCGCTGCGCCTGGACAGCACGGTGATGCTGGTCGACGACCCGGTCAAACGGGTCGACAACATGACCATGGCCTGGGGCCTGGAGGCGCGCACACCGTTCCTCGACTACCGCCTGGTGGAGCTTTCGGCACGCATTCCGGCACGCTTCAAGCTGCCCGACGGCGGCAAGCAGGTGCTCAAGCAGGCGGCGCGGCGGGTGATCCCGCACGAGGTGATCGACCGCAAGAAGGGCTACTTCCCGGTGCCGGGCCTGAAGCATCTGGAAGGCGCCACCCTCGGCTGGGTACGTGAACTGCTGACCGACCCCAGCCAGAACCGCGGGCTGTTCAACCCGGCCATGCTCGACCGCCTGCTGAGCAACCCGCACGGCCAGCTGACGCCGCTACGTGGCTCCAAGCTGTGGCAGCTGGCGGCGCTGAACCTGTGGCTGAGCGAACAAGGAATCTGA